A window from uncultured Desulfobacter sp. encodes these proteins:
- a CDS encoding DUF2892 domain-containing protein: MKTNIHPIERGVRIVLGIIIFSLIFVGPKSWWGLIGIVPILTGLIGWCPPYQLLGISTCRKCQDD, from the coding sequence ATGAAGACCAACATTCATCCCATTGAAAGAGGCGTGCGTATCGTCCTGGGCATCATCATCTTTTCCCTTATTTTTGTCGGGCCGAAATCCTGGTGGGGCCTGATCGGCATCGTGCCGATTCTCACCGGCTTGATCGGATGGTGCCCACCCTATCAGCTCCTGGGGATCTCCACCTGTAGAAAGTGCCAGGACGACTGA
- a CDS encoding DUF1456 family protein — protein MTNSDILRRLRYAFDMSEGEMAAIYAHTGTRIPRETVTCWLFQDQDPAFVPCMDKEMARFLNGLIIDRRGAREDGPAPETRLTNNAILLKLKIALNLRADEVLELLALAGMSLGKSELTAFFRRPDHRHFRRCNDQVLRNFLTGLQHRLRPSIPQGEKEIPGEDPWASARKRC, from the coding sequence ATGACGAACAGCGATATTTTAAGGCGCCTGCGCTACGCCTTTGACATGAGCGAAGGGGAAATGGCGGCCATCTATGCCCATACCGGCACTCGGATACCCAGGGAGACCGTCACCTGCTGGCTCTTTCAGGACCAGGACCCGGCTTTTGTCCCCTGCATGGACAAAGAGATGGCCAGGTTCCTCAACGGCCTTATCATTGATCGGCGGGGGGCAAGGGAAGACGGTCCGGCACCCGAAACCCGGCTCACCAACAACGCCATCCTTCTGAAGCTGAAAATCGCCCTAAACCTCAGGGCGGATGAGGTCCTGGAGTTGCTGGCCCTGGCCGGAATGTCCCTGGGCAAGTCGGAACTCACCGCTTTTTTCCGGCGGCCGGACCACAGGCATTTCCGACGCTGCAACGATCAGGTACTGCGCAACTTCCTCACCGGTCTTCAGCACCGCCTCAGACCCTCAATCCCACAGGGTGAAAAAGAGATCCCTGGCGAAGATCCCTGGGCCTCGGCCCGGAAAAGATGCTGA
- a CDS encoding ABC-F family ATP-binding cassette domain-containing protein translates to MIHLNQISKQFGPQIILKKASFQILKGIRSGLVGANGSGKTTIFRLITGRDEPDDGSIAFSKKIKIGYFSQKVGDMKGRTVLQEVISGSDDVVALGQQMKEMEAAMAEPMDDDALASLLEQYGEVTQMFEDRGGYDLENRAQTVLTGLGIMPDQHRMPVETFSGGWKMRIALAKILTINPNVLLLDEPTNHLDMESILWLEDWLLNTYKGALLMTCHDHDFMNRVVSRIIEVGNQTITTYGGNYDFYIREREIRREELLASFQRQQEMLAKEENFIARFKARASHAAQVQSRIKKLEKIERIEIPPFQQKIKVRLPEIPRSGDDVLSLDRVSKTWAPDRGASKTVFSSVSAMITRQSKTAVVGVNGAGKSTLLKIIAQQTEPTSGEISLGAGVSLGYFSQHAMDILDAEKTVFETVQEVLPLENIGVIRNICASFLFSGDEVDKKIKSLSGGEKSRVVLATLLGRPLNFLVLDEPTNHLDIQSREILLEALKAYTGTLILVSHDRYFLRHLVDQVFEINDGEVFAYPGDYEYYLEKTGRNHKAI, encoded by the coding sequence ATGATTCATCTGAACCAAATATCAAAGCAGTTCGGCCCGCAAATTATTTTAAAGAAAGCCAGTTTCCAGATTTTGAAAGGCATCCGGTCAGGGTTGGTGGGGGCCAACGGCTCCGGTAAAACCACGATTTTCCGCCTGATTACCGGCCGAGATGAACCGGATGACGGGAGCATTGCTTTTTCCAAAAAAATAAAAATCGGATATTTTTCCCAGAAGGTCGGGGACATGAAGGGTCGGACGGTCTTGCAGGAAGTGATCTCAGGTTCTGACGATGTGGTGGCGCTGGGGCAGCAGATGAAAGAGATGGAGGCGGCCATGGCCGAGCCCATGGATGACGACGCCCTGGCGAGCCTGCTTGAACAATACGGTGAGGTCACGCAGATGTTTGAGGACCGGGGGGGCTATGACCTTGAAAACCGGGCTCAGACGGTTCTCACAGGGCTCGGCATCATGCCGGACCAGCACCGCATGCCGGTGGAGACTTTCAGTGGCGGCTGGAAGATGCGCATCGCCCTGGCTAAAATACTGACCATCAACCCCAACGTGCTCTTGCTGGATGAGCCGACCAACCATCTGGACATGGAGTCCATTCTCTGGCTTGAAGACTGGCTCCTGAACACTTATAAAGGCGCGCTGCTGATGACCTGCCATGACCATGATTTCATGAACCGGGTCGTCTCCCGCATCATTGAGGTGGGCAATCAGACGATCACCACCTATGGCGGGAACTACGATTTTTATATCAGAGAACGGGAAATCCGGCGAGAGGAGCTGCTGGCAAGCTTTCAGCGGCAGCAGGAGATGCTGGCAAAGGAGGAAAATTTCATTGCCCGTTTCAAGGCCAGGGCCTCCCATGCAGCCCAGGTGCAGTCCCGCATCAAAAAGCTTGAGAAAATCGAGCGCATTGAGATCCCGCCTTTCCAGCAGAAGATCAAGGTCCGGTTGCCTGAAATACCGAGATCCGGAGACGATGTGCTGAGTCTGGACCGGGTGTCCAAAACCTGGGCGCCGGACAGGGGTGCATCCAAGACGGTGTTCTCCAGTGTCTCAGCCATGATCACCCGGCAGTCCAAGACCGCGGTGGTCGGGGTCAACGGGGCAGGTAAATCCACCCTGCTCAAGATCATTGCCCAGCAGACCGAGCCTACATCCGGGGAGATCAGCCTCGGGGCTGGTGTGAGCCTGGGCTATTTCAGCCAGCATGCCATGGATATTCTGGACGCGGAAAAAACGGTGTTCGAGACAGTTCAGGAGGTCCTCCCCCTTGAAAACATCGGGGTGATCCGGAATATCTGCGCATCCTTTCTCTTTTCAGGGGATGAGGTCGACAAGAAGATCAAATCCCTGTCCGGGGGAGAAAAAAGCCGCGTGGTCCTGGCCACGCTGCTGGGGCGTCCCCTCAACTTCCTGGTTTTAGACGAGCCCACCAACCATCTGGATATCCAGTCCAGGGAAATTCTGCTGGAGGCCCTAAAGGCCTATACAGGCACCCTGATCTTGGTCAGCCATGACCGGTATTTCCTTCGCCACCTGGTCGATCAGGTCTTTGAAATCAACGACGGGGAAGTCTTTGCATATCCGGGCGATTACGAATACTACCTTGAAAAGACCGGCCGGAATCACAAGGCGATTTAG